In one Leptospira mtsangambouensis genomic region, the following are encoded:
- a CDS encoding HDOD domain-containing protein, which yields MASPKAVTLEYKQDLGLHSNIDDINHPILENAPFHFKFFQITDEVENTLFQVLDRFLLQLDLIIVRDSVLAAMKETVTNAIKANAKRVFFKNRASNIEDQDEYEAGIVEFKKTYLENREIIEDSLQRNNFGVFVSFIHNKSLMRIRIMNNVQLTPAESARIKERIDKAKTYNDLADAFMDMSNEQEGAGLGLIMTLMMLRNDGLGDSAFKFESSENKTVFMIDIPSKVSKENQQLEKIDNIVSQIDNLPTFPKAIKDIQDAIDKPNSSIGTIAEMIKKDIALSANILKLSNSAAFRRGGRVESLDRAIQLIGLKELQTLLYSLGTKQMLEDKFPAFTAIWEKSNESAFYCKAIGQKMGMNKADLSNLIAASLLHDIGEILLLSFDKQHMSKIKTYSNSREIASTISMEESAIGITHSKLGAMVGEKWNFPILYTKAMEFHHRPLLADDVYADIVFPIYLSDMMISINAKEAKSSEISAEILKLCKFQSKSEFDSFRTKIREQFLSY from the coding sequence ATGGCAAGTCCAAAGGCTGTCACATTAGAATACAAACAAGACTTAGGTCTTCATTCAAATATTGATGATATCAATCATCCCATTTTAGAAAATGCACCATTTCATTTTAAATTTTTCCAAATTACTGATGAAGTAGAAAATACTTTATTTCAAGTATTGGATCGTTTTTTGTTACAACTTGATCTAATCATCGTTAGAGACTCTGTTTTGGCTGCAATGAAAGAAACAGTGACAAACGCAATCAAGGCAAATGCGAAACGTGTGTTTTTTAAAAACAGAGCAAGTAATATCGAAGATCAAGACGAATATGAAGCCGGTATTGTAGAATTCAAAAAAACATATCTTGAAAATCGAGAAATCATAGAAGACTCTCTTCAAAGAAATAATTTTGGTGTTTTTGTTTCCTTTATCCATAACAAGAGTTTGATGCGTATTCGCATCATGAACAATGTACAACTCACTCCTGCAGAATCTGCTCGAATAAAAGAAAGAATCGATAAGGCAAAAACTTATAACGATTTAGCAGATGCATTTATGGATATGTCAAATGAACAAGAAGGTGCAGGTCTTGGTTTGATCATGACACTTATGATGTTACGTAACGATGGATTGGGTGACTCTGCATTTAAGTTTGAATCCAGCGAAAACAAAACAGTCTTTATGATTGATATTCCTTCTAAGGTTTCAAAAGAGAACCAACAGCTGGAAAAAATAGACAATATTGTTTCGCAAATTGATAATCTTCCCACTTTCCCAAAAGCAATTAAAGATATTCAAGACGCCATTGATAAACCAAACTCAAGTATTGGAACAATTGCGGAGATGATTAAAAAAGACATCGCCCTCTCTGCCAATATTTTAAAACTTTCGAATTCAGCAGCATTTCGTCGCGGAGGAAGAGTTGAAAGTTTGGATCGAGCTATCCAACTCATTGGACTAAAAGAACTACAAACATTACTTTATAGTCTTGGAACGAAACAAATGTTAGAGGACAAGTTTCCTGCATTTACTGCCATTTGGGAAAAATCGAACGAATCTGCTTTTTATTGTAAGGCCATTGGTCAAAAAATGGGTATGAACAAGGCAGATCTTAGTAATTTGATTGCAGCATCTCTTCTACACGACATTGGTGAAATTTTGCTTTTATCCTTTGACAAACAACATATGTCAAAAATTAAAACTTATTCCAATTCAAGAGAAATTGCTTCTACAATCAGTATGGAAGAGTCCGCCATAGGTATCACACATTCAAAGTTAGGTGCAATGGTCGGTGAAAAATGGAATTTCCCAATTCTATACACAAAGGCTATGGAATTTCACCATCGTCCTCTCCTTGCAGACGATGTTTATGCGGATATTGTTTTCCCGATATATTTGAGTGATATGATGATTTCCATTAATGCAAAGGAAGCAAAATCTTCAGAGATTTCAGCCGAGATACTTAAACTTTGTAAGTTTCAATCTAAATCTGAATTCGATTCTTTCCGAACAAAAATTAGAGAACAGTTTTTATCTTATTAA
- a CDS encoding MBL fold metallo-hydrolase produces the protein MITNPKENLEIRPLYDLESGTWTYLILDQKSKQSVLVDPVLERLDRDLNYIQELGYKLSLTIETHMHADHITSAGNLRDKTNCESYASENSGAVCASKFLKDGDSFQVGNLKFLVIHTPGHTPCSISLLLNGLYLFSGDALFVRGCGRTDFQGGSADELYNSITKKLFSLPDETIVLPGHDYKGFLSTTIGEEKQLNPRIAGKSLQEFKEIMENLNLPEPKKIHEAVPANRACGKVS, from the coding sequence ATGATTACCAATCCCAAAGAAAATTTAGAAATTCGGCCACTTTATGATTTAGAATCAGGAACCTGGACCTATCTAATCCTCGATCAAAAATCCAAACAATCCGTTCTTGTTGATCCAGTACTCGAACGTTTAGATAGAGACTTAAACTATATCCAAGAACTTGGATACAAACTATCCCTCACTATAGAAACACATATGCATGCTGACCATATCACTTCGGCAGGAAATTTGAGGGACAAAACCAATTGTGAATCTTATGCTTCCGAAAACTCTGGTGCTGTTTGTGCTTCAAAATTTTTAAAAGATGGAGATTCATTTCAGGTTGGGAATCTTAAGTTTTTAGTCATTCATACACCTGGTCATACACCTTGCTCCATCTCTCTTCTGTTAAATGGTTTATATCTTTTTTCTGGGGATGCACTTTTTGTACGAGGGTGTGGGCGGACTGACTTCCAAGGTGGAAGTGCGGACGAATTGTACAATTCTATCACAAAAAAACTATTTTCACTTCCAGATGAAACAATCGTTTTACCTGGACATGATTACAAAGGATTTCTTTCCACAACCATTGGAGAAGAAAAACAGCTGAATCCAAGAATCGCAGGAAAATCACTCCAAGAGTTTAAAGAAATTATGGAAAATTTGAACCTACCAGAACCAAAAAAAATTCATGAAGCAGTGCCAGCCAATCGTGCCTGTGGGAAAGTATCATGA
- a CDS encoding TSUP family transporter yields MSLGILFLLLGVGAGILGGLVGIGGGILLVPALVYFFEFNQKLAQGTTLAAMVPPIGIVAAYIYYTRGETNLFAAAFISAGFILGSIFGAGMASKIDTTSLSRFFGIFTVIVGLKMIFFPK; encoded by the coding sequence ATGAGTTTAGGTATTTTATTTTTATTGTTAGGTGTAGGTGCAGGAATTCTTGGTGGGCTTGTAGGAATTGGAGGTGGAATCCTCCTTGTCCCTGCCCTTGTTTATTTTTTTGAATTTAATCAAAAACTAGCCCAAGGAACCACACTGGCAGCAATGGTTCCCCCCATTGGCATTGTTGCGGCTTATATTTATTATACGCGAGGAGAAACCAATCTCTTTGCTGCTGCTTTTATCAGTGCAGGATTTATTCTTGGAAGTATTTTTGGCGCAGGGATGGCATCCAAAATTGATACAACCTCTCTATCGCGATTTTTTGGAATCTTCACAGTGATCGTTGGCCTTAAAATGATTTTTTTTCCGAAGTAA
- a CDS encoding trimeric intracellular cation channel family protein: protein MEFSFSYYIGLSGIMVFTISGALAALEHKDHHHDLFSVFFTGFITAIGGGTLRDITLGNYPVSWVRDENILWAIFVGFLLVILLPGILAKLRDELFLFDTLGIGIYTVLGTRIALDHGVNFFASALLGMISAIFGGVIRDTLMNEVPFIFRKEIYATACLVGSVLYIVLNEWNLNANWNLVISATVVVGIRVVAVRYNLGLPKIKIFD from the coding sequence CTGGAATTTAGTTTTTCTTATTACATCGGACTTTCTGGAATCATGGTATTTACTATATCTGGGGCGCTTGCTGCTTTGGAGCATAAAGACCACCATCACGACCTATTCAGTGTTTTTTTTACTGGATTCATCACTGCCATTGGTGGAGGAACTTTAAGAGATATTACCTTAGGGAATTATCCAGTTTCATGGGTAAGGGATGAGAATATCCTTTGGGCCATTTTTGTAGGTTTTTTACTTGTGATCCTTTTGCCAGGGATACTTGCTAAATTAAGAGATGAATTGTTTTTATTCGATACTTTAGGGATAGGAATTTATACAGTCCTCGGAACAAGAATTGCTTTGGACCATGGAGTTAATTTTTTTGCCTCCGCACTTCTTGGAATGATCTCAGCAATTTTTGGAGGAGTCATTCGAGACACACTGATGAATGAAGTCCCGTTTATCTTTCGCAAAGAAATATACGCTACTGCTTGTTTGGTGGGATCTGTTTTGTATATTGTTTTAAATGAATGGAACCTAAATGCCAATTGGAACTTAGTAATCTCAGCAACAGTCGTTGTTGGAATCAGAGTGGTTGCTGTTCGTTATAACTTGGGTCTTCCAAAGATCAAAATATTTGATTAA
- a CDS encoding acetyltransferase: protein MGLIIAYILFLLNLMSIIPTMYPLYIWKLVTTGSWRRFGDRLLLKVGEAWIENNYRISRMLYGVQFEVIGEGYQNLKQDGRYMIICNHQSWSDIYIIQSVLNRKIPLIRFFIKDSLKYVPILGHAWLALDFPFVKRSSREQLKKNPELATKDLENVKKVCEKFAGMPFSILNFLEGHRRTPERVQKLLKKNPYQNLLRPHSGGISVVSTALRNSLDAFIDLTIVYPTENPSFLDLMRGKIRKLKVFVEVIPAPLVPIEENEQFAPMSKKMKRWVDERWALKDALISKEKQPK, encoded by the coding sequence TTGGGATTAATCATTGCTTATATTTTGTTTCTTTTGAATTTAATGTCGATCATACCTACCATGTATCCGCTTTATATCTGGAAGTTGGTGACAACAGGGTCATGGAGAAGATTTGGTGACAGGTTGCTATTGAAAGTCGGAGAGGCATGGATTGAAAACAATTATCGTATTTCAAGAATGTTATATGGGGTACAATTTGAAGTAATCGGCGAGGGATACCAAAACTTAAAACAAGACGGACGGTATATGATTATCTGTAACCACCAATCTTGGTCTGATATTTATATCATCCAGTCAGTTTTGAACCGCAAAATCCCACTGATTCGATTTTTTATTAAAGATTCGTTAAAGTATGTTCCCATACTAGGGCACGCTTGGCTTGCCTTGGATTTCCCTTTTGTCAAAAGAAGTAGCCGAGAACAATTGAAAAAAAATCCAGAACTTGCCACCAAAGATTTGGAGAATGTCAAAAAAGTTTGTGAGAAGTTTGCAGGTATGCCTTTTTCCATTTTGAATTTTCTGGAAGGGCACCGAAGAACTCCAGAAAGAGTTCAAAAATTATTAAAGAAAAATCCCTACCAAAATTTACTACGTCCGCATAGTGGGGGGATTTCTGTTGTCTCCACTGCGTTAAGAAATTCGCTTGATGCTTTTATCGATTTAACGATTGTTTATCCTACAGAAAATCCAAGTTTTTTAGATTTGATGCGTGGTAAAATTCGAAAACTAAAGGTGTTTGTGGAAGTGATCCCGGCTCCTCTTGTACCAATCGAAGAGAACGAACAGTTTGCACCAATGTCCAAAAAAATGAAACGTTGGGTTGATGAACGTTGGGCTTTAAAAGATGCATTGATCTCAAAGGAGAAACAACCAAAATGA
- a CDS encoding right-handed parallel beta-helix repeat-containing protein, with product MSPAKFFRIVILVPIFLFQACIPSLSKGLMQSVSDFLQLRSLVNTGPYKISFTVSGLLGSGLTINLNSGVETLVVNADGNYEFTKTLTTGTNFDVSIKTQPSLPTQVCSVSGGMGVVGFGNVTSIVINCDPLRYTIGGTITGLDGITGLVLTNSVDGSTLSVALASGTFAFTQTYLDGTSYNVSVTTQPNHPVQNCVTTNGTGVIAGTNVTNITIACTSIAFPIEVTAVGIASGTLTIRNNNSEYLTISANGLHRFPTNIVTNNSYSLQIVSTPAGHQCTLSSTTGVVTGNIPITANCFSVLSIGPSNGGVLKPLESIKLQFSDEINAGSCTGSTGTLLNTNNSLPIQYSVSTTNLTNDTLTVTPAATDSWMSGHRTLTLNCNSVGGYPLSSIVNILYLIPSNLRYVADNPLGVDGNDGLTPLTPKRNIQLAIDSFGGCPAGDCAVLVEGGSYDPAFVGGTIQLVSGISLYGGYVPGSGFATWDPNSHSSVILMDTTPAGCAVATATSPCAAITGDATITSNVTISGFTITGGPDTAPYMAGVFLDSTNNVRLINNTISAGYGISGAYGVFANNSNPYLILNNIDGGGCTTTSCSAIGLSMASTSPISPIVLMNTISGGTSTISSANSKGIQFSGSSTITVSNIRGNEIKSKDLDTSVGSTSNSIAFDVTSGSSAGSNGTLAGNRLNAGKGNYSLGMRIQVASAIEIGSLTQGNIIISGNGVTNSHGIFLSAGGHVIRRNLINIGNADNATGNSLASGIHVSGGGTSTIENNTIEGGNAISSSSASLYGIKLNSPTATSRIAGNYIRLGTSTGTTTSTTTAGINLDTPSNVLIANNWIQNGPAQSSYYSFGIEVIASFSGLRIYHNSISGGATSIAGKGTPIFLRTPTNSTDIQNNILLLTNNISGNACIINSGPGAQTAIKYNVFHNCAEMVINNSLSYTELCAGGIPHTTVACASPLGILGNFGNNLKLDPKFVDDFGTIAVYTPTSATSCLITKSPNTLITDSYNGTGTRPGGDGAVSLGAVEYEFACTP from the coding sequence ATGTCGCCTGCCAAGTTTTTTAGGATTGTGATCCTTGTTCCCATTTTTTTATTCCAGGCTTGTATTCCCAGTTTGTCCAAGGGACTTATGCAATCAGTCAGCGATTTTTTGCAATTAAGAAGTTTAGTCAATACAGGACCTTATAAAATTTCTTTTACTGTTTCTGGTCTCCTTGGTTCAGGACTAACAATCAATCTAAATTCAGGAGTCGAAACACTCGTTGTCAATGCAGATGGCAATTATGAATTTACAAAAACTCTTACAACTGGTACGAACTTCGACGTCTCCATAAAAACACAACCAAGTCTTCCCACACAAGTTTGTTCCGTAAGTGGCGGAATGGGAGTTGTTGGTTTTGGAAATGTTACATCCATTGTTATCAATTGTGATCCTTTACGTTATACAATTGGCGGAACCATTACCGGTTTGGATGGAATCACTGGCCTCGTATTGACCAATTCGGTCGATGGTTCTACTCTCAGTGTTGCATTAGCTTCTGGCACCTTTGCTTTCACCCAAACATATTTAGATGGAACTTCGTACAATGTTTCCGTAACAACGCAGCCAAACCATCCTGTACAAAACTGTGTGACGACAAACGGTACAGGAGTCATAGCAGGAACGAATGTTACCAATATTACAATTGCTTGTACTTCTATTGCCTTTCCTATTGAAGTCACTGCAGTTGGAATCGCCTCTGGCACTTTGACGATTCGTAATAATAATTCAGAATATCTAACTATATCCGCAAACGGACTTCACCGATTCCCAACCAATATAGTGACAAACAACAGCTATAGCCTTCAAATTGTTTCAACACCGGCAGGTCACCAATGCACTCTTTCTTCAACAACAGGAGTTGTCACCGGGAACATACCCATCACTGCAAATTGTTTTAGTGTATTAAGTATTGGACCTTCGAATGGAGGAGTTCTCAAACCTCTAGAAAGCATTAAGTTACAGTTTTCAGACGAAATCAATGCAGGCAGTTGCACAGGATCAACTGGAACATTGTTAAATACTAACAATAGTTTGCCAATTCAATATAGTGTTTCGACAACTAACCTAACAAATGATACTCTCACGGTTACCCCTGCTGCCACTGACTCTTGGATGAGTGGACATAGAACACTTACTCTCAATTGTAATAGTGTTGGAGGTTACCCGCTTTCCTCGATAGTAAATATACTGTATCTGATTCCATCTAATCTTAGATATGTTGCCGACAATCCGTTGGGGGTAGATGGAAATGATGGACTCACTCCGCTCACACCGAAACGGAATATTCAATTAGCAATCGATAGTTTCGGAGGATGTCCTGCTGGTGATTGTGCTGTCCTTGTTGAAGGTGGATCCTACGATCCGGCTTTTGTGGGTGGGACAATTCAACTTGTATCGGGAATTTCACTTTACGGCGGTTATGTGCCTGGATCAGGTTTTGCAACTTGGGACCCAAATTCTCATTCCTCTGTGATACTGATGGATACAACTCCTGCGGGCTGTGCTGTTGCAACAGCGACTTCTCCTTGTGCTGCTATTACCGGAGATGCTACAATCACAAGTAACGTTACCATTTCTGGATTTACAATCACGGGAGGACCCGACACAGCCCCTTATATGGCCGGTGTTTTTTTAGATTCCACTAACAATGTAAGATTGATTAATAACACCATTTCTGCTGGATATGGGATTAGCGGTGCTTATGGAGTTTTTGCAAATAATAGTAATCCTTACCTTATTTTAAACAATATTGACGGAGGTGGATGTACGACTACAAGCTGTTCTGCCATTGGTTTGTCTATGGCTTCCACATCTCCCATTTCACCAATTGTTCTAATGAATACGATTTCAGGTGGAACTTCCACCATCAGTTCAGCAAATTCAAAAGGTATCCAATTTTCAGGATCTTCTACAATCACTGTGTCAAATATCCGTGGGAATGAAATCAAAAGTAAAGATTTAGATACGAGTGTCGGTTCAACTTCAAATAGCATTGCATTTGATGTAACTTCAGGATCAAGTGCTGGTTCCAATGGAACGTTAGCTGGGAATCGACTGAACGCAGGAAAAGGAAATTATTCGTTAGGAATGCGAATCCAAGTGGCTTCTGCGATTGAAATTGGTTCCCTTACGCAAGGCAATATCATCATCTCTGGTAACGGAGTGACAAACTCACATGGAATTTTTCTTTCTGCAGGTGGGCATGTGATTCGAAGAAATTTAATTAATATCGGAAACGCAGATAATGCCACAGGAAATTCATTAGCTTCAGGGATTCATGTGAGTGGAGGTGGAACATCGACAATAGAGAACAACACGATAGAAGGTGGAAACGCAATTTCATCGTCTTCAGCTTCATTATATGGAATTAAGCTCAATAGCCCAACGGCAACTTCTCGAATTGCGGGTAATTATATTCGGCTTGGAACTTCAACTGGCACGACCACTTCAACAACAACAGCGGGAATCAATCTAGATACTCCTTCCAACGTACTGATTGCCAATAATTGGATTCAGAATGGCCCAGCTCAAAGTAGTTATTATTCATTTGGGATTGAAGTGATAGCCTCTTTTTCTGGTCTAAGGATCTACCATAATTCAATTTCCGGTGGAGCCACTTCAATTGCTGGTAAGGGAACACCCATATTTTTAAGAACACCAACAAACTCTACTGATATTCAAAATAATATTTTATTACTTACCAACAATATAAGCGGGAATGCTTGTATCATCAATTCGGGACCTGGCGCACAGACTGCCATTAAATACAATGTATTTCATAACTGCGCTGAGATGGTAATCAATAACAGTCTCAGTTATACTGAACTTTGTGCAGGAGGAATCCCACATACAACAGTAGCATGTGCTTCCCCTCTCGGAATTCTTGGAAACTTTGGGAATAATTTAAAACTAGACCCTAAATTTGTTGACGACTTTGGAACAATCGCTGTTTATACACCAACATCTGCGACATCCTGTCTGATCACAAAATCACCAAACACTTTAATAACTGATAGTTATAATGGGACGGGAACACGGCCTGGTGGGGACGGAGCCGTGAGTCTTGGGGCTGTTGAATACGAATTTGCTTGTACGCCTTAA
- a CDS encoding cupin domain-containing protein, translating to MGYQHQTNPIQIPVPGGKTIAEHFGIPSTGHSEISIAHMVAPPGWGEPFQSPNFDEWTLMVRGKKQIEVDGKIIVLSAGESLFIEKGSRVRYSNPFLEDAEYWSVCKPAFSLDLVNREPEV from the coding sequence ATGGGTTACCAACACCAAACAAATCCAATACAAATTCCTGTTCCTGGTGGCAAAACCATCGCCGAACATTTTGGAATCCCGTCTACTGGTCATTCAGAAATTTCAATTGCCCATATGGTTGCTCCACCTGGATGGGGAGAACCATTTCAATCACCTAACTTTGATGAGTGGACCCTTATGGTTCGAGGCAAAAAACAAATAGAAGTGGATGGGAAGATAATTGTATTATCAGCGGGAGAATCTTTGTTCATAGAAAAAGGGTCTCGGGTACGGTATTCCAACCCTTTTCTTGAAGATGCTGAATATTGGTCGGTTTGTAAGCCTGCATTTTCTTTAGATTTAGTGAATCGAGAACCAGAAGTTTAA
- a CDS encoding SMP-30/gluconolactonase/LRE family protein, producing the protein MKYFLTNIFVLLFFVSCRTFAPVAYEPPIKPEMVGMFAPNTELQKSILLAIGKVKGLESLEVDADGNIYGGDKDGRIIRITLKGEIKPIAYTEGRPLGIQFDKQGNLIIADAYRGLLSLDKSGKITVLVSEYKGKPFKFTDDLDIAQDGKIYFSDASIYEQKEYLYDLLEARPYGRVFVYDPKTKETVLLADELYFANGIALSKTEDFLLVNETYRYKITKLWLKGPKKGTKETVIENLPGFPDNITRNENGEFWVALFTVRNDRMDNMHPSPVVKRMISFLPKFLWPKAEPYGYAMKIDGNGKVLMTLQDPGGEHLKEVTSVLEKKRQLYIGSLYNDRVGIYVLP; encoded by the coding sequence ATGAAATACTTTCTCACAAATATATTTGTTCTCTTATTTTTTGTTTCTTGTCGAACATTTGCTCCGGTAGCTTATGAACCTCCTATCAAACCAGAGATGGTTGGTATGTTTGCACCGAATACGGAATTACAAAAGTCTATATTGCTAGCCATTGGAAAGGTTAAGGGATTGGAATCTTTGGAAGTGGATGCAGATGGAAATATATATGGCGGAGACAAAGATGGTCGAATCATCCGGATCACTCTGAAGGGAGAAATAAAACCAATCGCCTATACAGAAGGGAGACCTCTTGGGATTCAGTTTGATAAACAAGGGAACCTCATCATCGCAGATGCTTATAGAGGACTTCTTTCTTTAGATAAATCAGGAAAAATAACTGTTTTAGTTTCTGAATACAAAGGAAAACCTTTTAAATTCACTGATGATTTAGATATAGCACAAGATGGGAAAATCTATTTTTCTGATGCATCAATCTATGAACAAAAAGAATATCTTTATGACCTTCTAGAAGCAAGACCTTATGGAAGAGTTTTTGTTTATGATCCAAAAACCAAAGAAACTGTTTTACTGGCGGACGAATTGTACTTTGCCAATGGAATTGCATTGTCAAAAACAGAAGATTTTCTACTTGTAAATGAAACCTATCGATATAAAATCACAAAACTTTGGTTAAAGGGGCCCAAAAAAGGAACTAAAGAAACTGTGATCGAAAACTTACCAGGGTTTCCAGACAATATCACAAGAAATGAAAATGGAGAATTCTGGGTGGCATTGTTTACGGTAAGGAACGATCGAATGGATAATATGCACCCATCCCCAGTAGTCAAAAGAATGATTTCCTTTCTTCCTAAATTTCTTTGGCCAAAGGCAGAACCTTATGGATATGCAATGAAAATTGATGGGAATGGAAAGGTGCTCATGACCTTACAAGATCCAGGTGGCGAACACCTAAAAGAAGTCACAAGTGTCTTAGAAAAGAAAAGACAGTTGTATATTGGTAGTCTTTACAATGATCGTGTAGGGATTTACGTTCTGCCTTAA
- a CDS encoding PP2C family protein-serine/threonine phosphatase, with protein MGIEEKPTADLSFLKKEMKKVQFPEGSLIIQQFSLGESFYFIESGRVEVWKYLDESKQEILVIGDLSSGDYFGEIALIDSAPRTVNISAKENLVLYELTREDFHRLLQTSPELTLTLLKLLTARIRNAEQRENQVLIQKNKELRRQNETLEEMVKERTAKLTQTLKIIQEDLETAKTIQRNILPLGLRYVAHLDFGSSFEPMAEVGGDIFDVIRLEKSKIRLFLADAIGHGVQAALITMAIKAEYDHIKRNAPNPADVLYALNQIFIESYGKKSNQFTAVIVDLNLEENSLTYSSAGHNEPYIVTKDQFIPLTESGVMLGLEKDVEYTNHSMSFGLGDRLFMISDGYLEQENSEGILLGESKLLSSFESAKSLDLNLTDTINLLMDDFHSFRGTTSMMDDVTILGIGTKC; from the coding sequence ATGGGCATAGAGGAGAAACCAACGGCGGATTTAAGTTTCCTAAAGAAGGAAATGAAAAAGGTCCAATTTCCCGAAGGTTCGCTTATCATCCAACAATTCTCGTTAGGTGAATCGTTTTATTTTATTGAATCGGGCAGAGTTGAGGTTTGGAAATATTTAGACGAGAGTAAACAAGAAATACTTGTGATTGGTGATCTTTCATCGGGTGATTATTTTGGTGAAATCGCTCTCATTGATTCTGCGCCTCGAACAGTGAATATTTCAGCAAAAGAAAACTTAGTCCTCTATGAGTTGACCCGTGAAGATTTTCACCGTTTGCTACAAACAAGCCCAGAATTGACATTGACTCTTTTGAAGTTACTTACGGCAAGAATTCGTAATGCTGAGCAAAGAGAAAATCAAGTTTTGATTCAGAAGAATAAAGAACTTCGTCGGCAGAATGAAACTCTCGAGGAGATGGTTAAGGAACGGACGGCAAAATTAACCCAAACTTTAAAAATCATCCAAGAAGATTTAGAAACGGCAAAAACCATCCAAAGAAATATTTTACCACTTGGGCTTCGGTATGTAGCACATTTGGACTTTGGATCTTCATTTGAGCCAATGGCAGAAGTGGGTGGTGATATATTTGATGTCATTCGTTTGGAAAAATCAAAGATACGATTATTTTTAGCAGATGCCATTGGGCACGGAGTTCAAGCCGCACTCATAACTATGGCGATCAAAGCGGAATATGATCATATCAAACGTAATGCCCCAAATCCTGCAGATGTTTTATATGCTTTAAACCAAATTTTCATTGAGAGTTATGGTAAAAAATCCAATCAATTTACTGCCGTCATTGTTGATTTGAATTTAGAAGAAAACAGTTTAACCTATTCTTCAGCCGGTCACAATGAACCTTATATCGTTACAAAAGACCAATTCATTCCGCTTACAGAATCGGGAGTGATGTTGGGTTTGGAAAAAGATGTCGAGTATACCAATCATTCTATGTCTTTTGGGTTGGGAGATCGTTTGTTTATGATTTCTGATGGGTATTTGGAGCAGGAAAACTCGGAGGGAATTCTCCTGGGAGAGTCCAAATTGCTTTCCAGTTTTGAATCCGCTAAGAGTTTGGATTTAAATCTAACAGATACAATCAATTTGTTAATGGATGATTTTCATTCGTTTCGAGGTACTACCTCCATGATGGATGATGTAACGATTCTAGGAATCGGGACCAAGTGTTGA
- the msrA gene encoding peptide-methionine (S)-S-oxide reductase MsrA, translated as MESVTKKFRTLPLSILAFVFVFALLHFQCQRFSDKKTETQKLSLQPKEGQKLAAFAEGCFWCSEHIFESIPGVTEVVSGYAGGHTKNPNYELVNTETTGHAETVLVYYDPSKIDYADLCRIFFLSHDPTTFHRQGPDEGSSYRSILFYSSELELKIAKSIQKEIEKKQIWKNQIVTEYQELKDFYQAESYHQNFIKNNPNQSYVQAVSIPRYQEFQSRYNLYRKSLDESK; from the coding sequence ATGGAATCAGTTACAAAAAAGTTTCGAACCCTACCTCTTTCGATTTTGGCCTTTGTCTTTGTTTTTGCCTTACTTCATTTCCAATGCCAACGTTTTTCTGACAAAAAAACAGAGACCCAAAAACTTTCCTTACAACCAAAGGAAGGCCAAAAACTTGCGGCCTTTGCGGAAGGATGTTTTTGGTGTTCCGAACATATTTTTGAATCCATTCCTGGAGTCACAGAAGTTGTTTCGGGTTATGCTGGCGGACATACAAAAAACCCTAATTATGAATTAGTAAACACAGAAACGACAGGCCACGCTGAAACAGTCCTAGTGTATTATGATCCATCTAAAATTGATTATGCGGACTTATGTCGGATTTTTTTTCTTTCCCATGATCCCACTACTTTTCATAGGCAAGGACCAGATGAAGGATCTTCTTACCGATCCATTTTATTCTACTCTTCCGAGTTGGAGTTAAAAATAGCAAAATCGATTCAAAAGGAAATAGAGAAAAAACAAATTTGGAAAAACCAAATTGTTACGGAATACCAAGAACTAAAAGATTTTTACCAAGCAGAATCATACCACCAAAACTTTATCAAAAATAATCCTAACCAATCTTATGTTCAGGCAGTTTCTATTCCAAGATACCAAGAGTTCCAATCCAGATACAATCTATATAGAAAATCGCTGGATGAATCAAAATGA